GAAACAGCTGGAAGTGGCTATCGTGGCGATGAAGGCGGTCATGGTTCCGGCAGAGACAGAAGAATTAGACTTGTATATGCCTTCCTATGAAGCATATACGCAAGAGGTTTTGCTAGGTAAATAACCTGATCAAGGGGGAATATATAAATGGCGATGATTGTAAAAGAAATGCTTGAAATGGGGCAGAAGACTCTGGAGGGTGCAGGAATTTATGACGCCAAGGTAGATGCGGAACGTTTGCTTTGTCATATGCTCAGCCTAGAAAGAGGCGAACTTTTTATGATTTGGTCCAAGAGGATGGAGGACGGCCAGTGCAGCCGCTACTTTGAGCTGATTGATGCCAGAGCCACCAGACTGCCTCTGCAGCACATAACCGGGGTACAGCAATTTATGGGCTATGATTTCAAGATCGACAAGAATGTGCTGATTCCCCGGCTCGATACAGAGCTTTTGGCAGAAGCGGTCATGGAATACGCGGAATATTTTAAGGGGAAAATTATGCTTCTCGATCTCTGCTGCGGAAGCGGAGCCATAGGCATAAGTCTGTCCAAACTGTGCAAAAATATGAAAATTGTCTGCAGCGATATCAGCGAAGACGCTGTGCGGCTCACAAAGGAAAATGCAAAAGCCTTAAAGGCGAATATTACCGTTAAAAAAGGAGATTTGTTCGAACCCTTTAAGGGACGATTAGGCAATACAAAATTTGACATCATCGTCTCCAATCCACCCTATATAGAAACAGAAGTCATCTCCACCTTAGAGGAAGAGGTGCGGCTGCACGAACCGCATCTGGCTCTGGATGGCGGAAAAGACGGAATGGAGTTTTACAGGCAGATTCTGAAGGAGGCCCCAAAGTATTTAAACAAAGGCGGCATGCTCTTTTTGGAAGTCGGTCACAATCAGGGAAACATCTTAGCAGATAAGCTTGCCCATATGGGACAGTATACCGATATAGAAGTTCGAAAAGATTATAATGAATTTGACAGAGTTGTCATCTGTAAAACACAGGTGAAGTAGCAGAAAGTTAATGGAATGAATGCGATAAAACAAAACAGAGTTCTCATGGCTGTGGTAATTATTACTACAGCTGTTTGTCTTAGAGCTCCCATAACCTCGGTGGGCTCTATTTTATATTGCATCGTGGAGGATCTGAAACTGTCAAGCACGGTCGCCGGTTCTATCACGACGATCCCGCTGATCGTCATCGCACTTTTGTCGCCCTGTGTCAGCAAGATCAGTGAACGAACCGGCGTCAATCAGTCCTTGCTGCTTGGAATGGGTATCCTGCTGACAGGAATCCTTCTCCGGTCCTTTGGCGGCATCATAGGCCTGATCGTTGGAACAGCTCTGGTTGGTGCCGGTATCGCCTTCGGAAATGTGTTAATTCCGGCTATCATAAAAAGCTTTTTCCCGGACAAGATCGGGACGATGACGGGGATGTTCACCACGACCATGTCCATTTGTTCGGGAATCGGAGCAGGCATCAGTGTTCCGCTGGCCGTAACATGGGGCTGGGGCTGGCGGCTGACCTTCTGCATTTGGGCGGTTGCCGCACTGGCGGCCA
This region of Aminipila luticellarii genomic DNA includes:
- the prmC gene encoding peptide chain release factor N(5)-glutamine methyltransferase, with the protein product MAMIVKEMLEMGQKTLEGAGIYDAKVDAERLLCHMLSLERGELFMIWSKRMEDGQCSRYFELIDARATRLPLQHITGVQQFMGYDFKIDKNVLIPRLDTELLAEAVMEYAEYFKGKIMLLDLCCGSGAIGISLSKLCKNMKIVCSDISEDAVRLTKENAKALKANITVKKGDLFEPFKGRLGNTKFDIIVSNPPYIETEVISTLEEEVRLHEPHLALDGGKDGMEFYRQILKEAPKYLNKGGMLFLEVGHNQGNILADKLAHMGQYTDIEVRKDYNEFDRVVICKTQVK